From Deltaproteobacteria bacterium, the proteins below share one genomic window:
- the purS gene encoding phosphoribosylformylglycinamidine synthase subunit PurS — protein MRVKIFVSLKHGVLDPQGKAIERSLHTLGYSEAKEVRVGKYLELDVEAPSRQAAELRIREMCDKLLTNTVIEDYRFEISPES, from the coding sequence ATGCGTGTGAAAATATTTGTCTCGCTGAAACACGGCGTGCTCGATCCCCAGGGCAAAGCCATCGAACGCTCGCTGCACACGCTCGGCTACTCAGAAGCAAAAGAAGTGCGTGTCGGAAAATATCTAGAACTCGATGTCGAAGCGCCGTCGCGCCAAGCCGCGGAGCTTCGCATCCGCGAGATGTGTGATAAGCTTTTAACTAACACGGTGATTGAAGACTACCGGTTTGAAATCAGTCCGGAGTCCTGA
- a CDS encoding adenylosuccinate lyase, producing the protein MIARYTRPEMGRIWSEENSFQKWLEVEILAAEGLATLGKVPKAAIARIRKKARFDVKRIRAIEAEVKHEIIAFLSSVAEFIGDDARYLHVGMTSSDVMDTALAIQFKEASAIITQDLKNLMQALRRQARKYKWTVQIGRTHGVHAEPITFGLKLALWYQEMARNLSRFEKAVDDICVGQISGAVGTFAQISPKVEAYVCRKAGLKPALVSNQIIQRDRHAFYFATLAIIASSLEKFAVEVRHLQRTEVQEAEEPFTAGQKGSSAMPHKRNPILSENVSGLARLMRSYAMAAMENVPLWHERDISHSSVERVIAPDATIALDFMLRRMTYVLGNLCVYPDNMKRNLEKSGGTVFSEKVLLALVAKGISRDVAYRMVQRHALKVGKEGGDMKRELLNDGEIRRYLAPKEIDAIWGVKHHLTNVDFIFRRAFK; encoded by the coding sequence ATGATCGCGCGTTACACTCGTCCGGAGATGGGCCGCATTTGGTCCGAGGAAAATAGTTTTCAAAAATGGCTCGAGGTGGAAATCCTCGCCGCCGAAGGGTTGGCGACGCTCGGCAAAGTTCCCAAGGCCGCGATCGCGCGGATTCGCAAGAAAGCGCGCTTCGACGTCAAGCGCATTCGCGCCATCGAAGCCGAGGTCAAGCATGAGATCATCGCGTTTCTAAGTTCCGTCGCCGAGTTCATCGGCGACGACGCGCGCTACCTGCACGTCGGCATGACCTCTTCGGATGTCATGGACACGGCGCTGGCGATACAATTCAAAGAAGCCTCGGCGATCATCACCCAAGATCTTAAAAATCTCATGCAGGCGCTGCGCCGCCAGGCGCGCAAGTACAAATGGACCGTGCAGATCGGCCGCACCCATGGCGTCCACGCCGAACCGATCACATTCGGCTTAAAACTAGCGCTTTGGTATCAAGAGATGGCGCGCAATTTGTCGCGCTTCGAAAAGGCCGTCGACGACATTTGCGTCGGGCAGATTTCCGGCGCGGTGGGCACCTTCGCGCAGATCTCGCCGAAAGTGGAAGCCTACGTTTGCCGTAAAGCCGGTCTTAAGCCGGCGTTGGTTTCCAATCAGATCATTCAGCGCGACCGCCACGCTTTTTACTTCGCGACCTTGGCGATCATTGCCAGCTCATTGGAAAAGTTCGCCGTCGAAGTGCGCCACTTGCAGCGCACCGAAGTGCAGGAAGCCGAAGAGCCGTTTACCGCGGGACAAAAAGGTTCGTCGGCGATGCCGCACAAGCGCAATCCGATTTTATCCGAAAATGTTTCCGGTTTGGCCCGGCTGATGCGTTCCTATGCGATGGCCGCCATGGAAAACGTGCCGCTCTGGCATGAGCGCGACATCAGCCATTCTTCCGTCGAAAGAGTCATCGCGCCGGACGCGACCATCGCGTTGGACTTCATGTTGCGGCGCATGACTTATGTCTTGGGCAATCTGTGCGTCTATCCCGACAACATGAAGCGCAACTTAGAAAAAAGCGGCGGCACGGTATTCTCGGAAAAAGTTTTGCTCGCCCTGGTCGCCAAGGGCATCTCACGGGATGTTGCCTACCGCATGGTCCAGCGCCACGCTTTGAAAGTCGGCAAGGAAGGCGGCGACATGAAGCGCGAGCTCCTCAATGACGGAGAAATTCGCCGCTATCTCGCGCCCAAAGAAATTGACGCGATCTGGGGCGTCAAGCACCATTTGACCAACGTCGATTTTATTTTTCGCCGAGCGTTCAAATAA
- the purL gene encoding phosphoribosylformylglycinamidine synthase subunit PurL yields MAEAPSKKLVQPEVTPELVASHGLAPDEYGKVVGILGQAPNFTELGVFSVMWSEHCSYKSSRVYLKNLPTEGPYVLQGPGENAGVVDIGDGLAVAFKMESHNHPSFIEPYQGAATGVGGILRDIFTMGARPIASLNSLRFGAIDHPRTRYLVSGVVSGIGGYGNCIGVPTVGGECYFDECYNANILVNAFTLGLVDKKKIVTGLAQGVGNAVMYVGSKTGRDGIHGATMASESFSEEKEQRRPTVQVGDPFTEKLLLEACLELFDHDYIIGIQDMGAAGLTSSSTEMAGRGGCGIELDLNLVPMRENGMTPYEILLSESQERMLLVAKPGCEEKIKEIFDKWDLDAVVVGHVTDDQQFRCRWHGEEVARIPIAALTKEAPVYQRPAARPAAQDQLQHLDGAAIKEPKDLTAAFKQLLASPNIASKEWIYRQYDQFVRTNTVVASGADAAVIRIKGSAKGLALTVDGNSRYCYLDPYVGGVLAVAEAARNLACVGARPVGLTDCLNFGSPENPAVMWQFAEVIQGMRDACIALNVPVVSGNVSFYNETDGVPIHPTPTVGMVGILDKVSKVVTPWFKTTGDVVVLLGRTRDELGGSEYLKSLHGLTKGTPPWIDLKLELAVQNCCLEAIDGSLLRSAHDVSDGGLAVALAECCVGGPDKPLGVRIETQEMIRGDALLFSESQSRIVVSLKEANVDGLKEIAERRHVPLQVIGTVGGARLTIQPLLQIAVEELKAIWSNGLTARLK; encoded by the coding sequence ATGGCTGAGGCGCCGAGCAAAAAATTAGTCCAACCGGAAGTGACTCCGGAACTGGTGGCGAGCCACGGTCTCGCGCCCGACGAGTATGGAAAAGTCGTGGGCATTCTCGGCCAGGCGCCCAACTTCACCGAGCTCGGCGTGTTTTCGGTCATGTGGTCGGAACATTGCAGCTACAAGAGTTCGCGGGTCTATTTGAAAAATTTGCCCACTGAAGGGCCTTATGTTTTACAGGGGCCGGGTGAGAACGCCGGTGTGGTCGACATTGGCGACGGTCTCGCCGTGGCTTTCAAAATGGAAAGCCACAACCATCCGTCGTTTATCGAGCCCTATCAAGGCGCCGCCACCGGCGTGGGCGGTATCCTGCGCGATATTTTCACCATGGGCGCCCGGCCCATCGCGTCGCTCAACTCGCTGCGCTTCGGCGCCATCGATCATCCGCGCACGCGCTATTTGGTTTCCGGCGTGGTCTCGGGCATCGGCGGTTACGGCAACTGTATCGGTGTGCCGACGGTGGGCGGGGAATGTTATTTCGACGAATGCTACAACGCCAATATTTTGGTCAATGCTTTCACCCTCGGTTTAGTCGATAAGAAAAAAATCGTCACCGGTCTCGCCCAGGGCGTCGGTAATGCCGTCATGTATGTCGGCTCCAAGACCGGCCGCGACGGCATTCACGGCGCCACCATGGCGTCGGAATCGTTCTCGGAGGAAAAAGAACAACGCCGGCCGACGGTGCAGGTGGGCGATCCGTTCACAGAAAAATTATTGCTCGAAGCTTGCTTGGAGTTGTTCGACCACGACTACATCATCGGCATCCAAGACATGGGTGCCGCCGGCTTGACGAGTTCTTCCACCGAAATGGCGGGACGAGGCGGCTGCGGCATCGAGCTCGATCTCAACCTTGTGCCGATGCGCGAAAACGGCATGACGCCCTATGAAATTCTCCTCTCGGAATCGCAAGAGCGCATGCTCTTGGTGGCCAAGCCGGGTTGCGAAGAAAAGATCAAAGAGATTTTCGACAAATGGGATCTCGATGCCGTTGTCGTCGGCCATGTGACCGACGATCAGCAATTTCGCTGCCGCTGGCATGGCGAAGAGGTGGCACGGATTCCCATCGCCGCGCTGACCAAAGAAGCGCCGGTTTATCAGCGGCCGGCGGCGCGGCCGGCGGCGCAGGATCAGCTGCAACATCTCGACGGCGCGGCGATCAAGGAACCGAAGGATCTCACCGCCGCGTTCAAACAGCTTTTAGCTTCGCCCAACATCGCTTCGAAGGAGTGGATCTATCGCCAGTACGATCAGTTCGTGCGCACCAACACTGTGGTCGCTTCCGGCGCCGATGCCGCGGTGATCCGCATCAAGGGCAGCGCCAAGGGCTTGGCTTTGACCGTCGATGGCAATAGCCGCTACTGCTATCTCGATCCCTACGTCGGCGGCGTACTGGCGGTGGCCGAAGCGGCGCGTAATCTCGCCTGCGTCGGCGCGCGGCCGGTGGGCTTGACCGATTGTTTGAACTTCGGCAGCCCGGAAAATCCCGCGGTCATGTGGCAGTTCGCCGAAGTGATTCAAGGCATGCGCGACGCCTGCATCGCGCTCAACGTTCCGGTGGTGAGCGGCAACGTCAGTTTTTACAACGAGACCGACGGCGTGCCGATCCACCCGACGCCGACCGTCGGCATGGTCGGCATTTTAGATAAAGTTAGCAAAGTGGTGACGCCTTGGTTCAAAACCACCGGCGATGTGGTCGTTCTACTCGGCCGTACCCGCGACGAGTTGGGCGGCAGCGAATATTTAAAATCGCTGCACGGTCTAACTAAAGGCACCCCGCCATGGATCGATTTGAAACTCGAGCTGGCGGTGCAGAACTGCTGTCTCGAAGCGATCGACGGGTCGCTGTTGCGCTCGGCCCATGATGTGTCCGACGGCGGTTTGGCCGTGGCGTTGGCCGAGTGCTGTGTCGGCGGACCGGACAAGCCGTTAGGCGTGCGCATCGAGACCCAGGAAATGATTCGCGGCGATGCATTGCTGTTCAGCGAGTCGCAATCGCGCATCGTTGTGTCGCTCAAGGAAGCCAACGTCGACGGCCTGAAAGAGATCGCCGAGCGCCGCCATGTGCCGCTGCAGGTGATCGGGACTGTGGGCGGCGCGCGTCTGACGATTCAGCCGTTGCTGCAGATCGCGGTAGAAGAACTCAAGGCAATCTGGTCTAATGGGCTGACGGCTCGGCTCAAATAG
- the purQ gene encoding phosphoribosylformylglycinamidine synthase subunit PurQ, with protein MHWGVITFPGSCDDQDVVDSLRGDLRQTVTPLWHKDELQGDFDCLVLPGGFSYGDYLRCGAMARFSPVMRGVVKFAESGGLVLGICNGFQILCESGLLPGALVRNAGLQFICQTVHLRVEETDTPFTGAIKKNQLLQIPIKHGEGCYFADEPTLERLRKNRQILLRYVDAKGKPTAPANPNGSLENIAGICNERRNVFGLMPHPEDACNKMLGSDDGAKIFTSIAAACAERAKRHG; from the coding sequence ATGCATTGGGGTGTCATCACTTTTCCCGGTTCTTGCGACGACCAAGACGTGGTCGATTCGTTGCGCGGCGATTTACGTCAAACCGTCACGCCGTTATGGCACAAAGACGAATTGCAGGGCGACTTCGATTGTCTGGTCTTGCCCGGCGGCTTTTCCTACGGCGATTACCTGCGCTGCGGCGCCATGGCGCGCTTCTCGCCGGTGATGCGCGGCGTGGTGAAGTTCGCCGAGAGCGGCGGCCTGGTGCTGGGCATTTGCAACGGCTTTCAGATTCTTTGCGAGTCCGGTTTGCTGCCCGGCGCGTTGGTGCGCAATGCCGGACTTCAATTCATCTGCCAGACGGTGCATCTGCGCGTCGAAGAAACCGACACGCCGTTTACCGGCGCCATTAAAAAAAATCAGCTGCTGCAGATTCCGATCAAACATGGCGAGGGCTGTTACTTTGCCGATGAGCCGACCTTGGAACGGCTGCGCAAGAATCGCCAGATTCTTTTGCGCTACGTCGACGCCAAAGGCAAACCCACAGCGCCGGCCAATCCCAACGGCTCGTTGGAGAACATCGCCGGCATTTGCAATGAGCGGCGCAATGTCTTCGGCTTGATGCCCCATCCGGAAGACGCTTGCAATAAAATGCTCGGCAGCGACGACGGCGCGAAGATCTTCACCTCCATCGCGGCGGCGTGCGCCGAAAGGGCCAAGCGGCATGGCTGA
- a CDS encoding amidophosphoribosyltransferase gives MSDKFHDECAVMGVYGHPEAANMVYLGLYALQHRGQESCGIVTSDGKGLISHRKMGLVADAFKEDVIKRLEGRSAIGHNRYSTTGQSHLKNAQPFVVEYSQGPIAISHNGNLVNGALLREELELSGSIFQSTTDTEVIVHLIATSKESTLMGRIVEALGRCRGAYSLLFLTLDKLIAARDPYGFRPLVLGRFPEGKNRGAYVFASETCALDLIEAEYVRDVEPGEIVTIGADGSVESLKPFPPTPHAKCIFEYIYFARPDSNLFGHNVYRVRKALGRQLARESPVDADLVTPVPDSGVPAAMGFAEESKIPLEFGLIRNHYVGRTFIEPQQTIRNFGVKIKLNAQRDVLKGKRVIVVDDSIVRGTTSRKIIRMLRDAGATEVHLRVSSPATIGPCYYGIDTPTRTELIAANNTEDEIRRFVEADTLAYLSQEGMYTYFDGQKKGFCDACFTGNYPVHFEDEGHTRQLHLFDAMNR, from the coding sequence ATGTCCGATAAATTTCACGATGAGTGCGCGGTGATGGGCGTGTACGGCCACCCCGAGGCGGCCAACATGGTCTATCTCGGCCTCTACGCCTTGCAGCATCGCGGCCAGGAATCTTGCGGCATTGTCACTTCGGACGGCAAAGGGCTGATCTCGCATCGCAAGATGGGCTTGGTCGCCGACGCGTTCAAGGAAGACGTGATCAAGCGGCTCGAAGGGCGCAGCGCCATCGGCCACAACCGCTATTCGACCACGGGCCAGAGTCATCTCAAAAACGCCCAACCCTTCGTCGTTGAATATTCCCAAGGTCCGATCGCGATCTCGCACAACGGCAACTTGGTCAATGGTGCGTTGCTGCGCGAGGAGTTGGAACTGTCGGGATCGATATTTCAATCCACCACCGACACCGAAGTGATCGTGCATTTGATCGCCACGTCGAAGGAGTCGACGTTGATGGGGCGGATCGTCGAAGCTCTGGGGCGCTGCCGCGGCGCCTATTCGTTGCTGTTTTTGACCCTCGATAAACTGATCGCCGCGCGCGATCCCTACGGTTTTCGCCCGCTGGTGTTAGGCCGGTTTCCCGAAGGCAAAAATCGCGGCGCCTATGTCTTCGCTTCTGAAACCTGCGCCCTCGATCTGATCGAAGCGGAGTACGTGCGCGATGTGGAGCCGGGAGAAATTGTGACAATCGGCGCCGACGGCTCGGTGGAATCGCTGAAACCGTTTCCGCCGACGCCTCATGCCAAATGCATCTTCGAATATATTTATTTCGCCCGCCCGGACAGCAATCTGTTCGGCCACAATGTTTATCGCGTGCGCAAAGCGCTCGGCCGCCAGTTGGCGCGGGAGAGTCCGGTGGACGCCGATTTGGTGACGCCGGTGCCGGATTCCGGTGTGCCGGCCGCCATGGGTTTCGCCGAAGAGTCGAAAATTCCCCTCGAGTTCGGCTTGATCCGCAACCACTACGTCGGCCGCACGTTCATCGAGCCGCAGCAGACCATTCGCAACTTCGGCGTTAAAATCAAACTCAACGCCCAGCGCGACGTGCTCAAGGGCAAGCGCGTCATCGTCGTCGACGACTCCATCGTGCGCGGCACCACCAGCCGAAAGATCATCCGCATGTTGCGCGACGCCGGCGCCACCGAAGTGCACCTGCGCGTCAGTTCGCCGGCGACCATCGGGCCGTGCTACTACGGCATCGACACGCCGACCCGCACCGAGCTGATCGCGGCGAACAATACGGAAGACGAAATCCGTCGCTTCGTCGAAGCCGACACGCTCGCTTATTTATCCCAAGAGGGCATGTACACTTACTTCGACGGCCAGAAAAAAGGTTTCTGCGACGCCTGCTTCACCGGTAACTACCCCGTCCACTTCGAAGACGAAGGCCACACCCGCCAACTGCATCTGTTCGACGCGATGAACCGGTAG
- a CDS encoding dUTP diphosphatase — protein sequence MEQIRVQIKRMRPGPAALDLPAYMTEGAAGLDLCADIESDVVLAPMARTLIPTGIAIALPIGFEAQIRPRSGLALKQGFTLVNTPGTIDSDYRGEIQIIAINLGSELIVIERGQRIAQMVLQRVLRAQWQEVDELSTTTRQEGGFGHTDNAQKKT from the coding sequence GTGGAACAGATACGCGTGCAGATCAAACGGATGCGGCCGGGCCCAGCCGCGCTCGATCTGCCGGCGTACATGACCGAAGGGGCGGCGGGGCTCGATCTTTGCGCCGACATTGAAAGTGACGTCGTGTTGGCGCCCATGGCCCGCACTTTGATTCCCACCGGTATCGCCATTGCCCTGCCGATCGGCTTCGAAGCGCAGATCCGGCCGCGCAGCGGCTTGGCCTTGAAGCAAGGTTTCACACTAGTCAATACTCCCGGCACCATCGATTCGGACTACCGCGGCGAGATTCAGATCATCGCCATCAATCTCGGCAGCGAGCTGATCGTCATTGAGCGCGGCCAGCGTATCGCGCAGATGGTTTTGCAGCGGGTGCTACGCGCCCAGTGGCAAGAAGTTGACGAGCTGTCTACGACCACGCGCCAAGAGGGCGGCTTCGGCCACACCGACAACGCGCAAAAAAAAACATAG